From Phragmites australis chromosome 5, lpPhrAust1.1, whole genome shotgun sequence, a single genomic window includes:
- the LOC133919081 gene encoding pentatricopeptide repeat-containing protein At2g22070-like: MRRLLPPLAVHPAPCPGTPAAAAAGVAVPEVIHVLERAISAGDVLRLGRAVHAVLVKTALTSHTLLSNRLVALYSLLPSPAAALAAFDDLPHKNPHSYNTLLAALSRAPDTLPDALHLFDTMPADSRNVVSYNTVISSLTHHGRQKEALLVFSWMARDRFLGPGLAVDRFTVVSVATACAGLGAARPLREMHGAVVVSGMEVTVIMANAMVNAYSKARRVEDARRVFDQISIMDTVSWTSMIAGYCQAKRLDEAVQVFDMMPEKDRIAWTALISGHEQNGEKEAALELFERMLGEGVAPTPFALVSALGACAKLGLIARGKELHCFILRQSIGSDPFNIFIHNALIDMYCKCGDMTSAMRVFHRMPERDFISWNSMVMGFSHNGLGKQSLTVFERMLVAGVRPTHVTFLAVLTACSHSGLVSDGRLILESMEDHGLEPRAEHYAAFIDSLGRNHQLEEASKFIKGLSSRVGPGTAGSWGALLGACRLHGNIELAEEVAAFLFQLEPGNSGRYVMLSNIYAAAGQWDDARRIRGLMKEKGLRKDQAYSWIEVRSAKHVFVADDMSHHEADEIYEMLGKLFDHMRIAVDPTDYQLDLC, translated from the coding sequence ATGCGCCGTCTTCTCCCGCCGCTTGCCGTCCACCCGGCGCCATGCCCTGGGactccggccgccgccgcggccggcgtCGCCGTCCCGGAGGTGATTCACGTCCTCGAGCGCGCCATCTCCGCGGGCGACGTGCTCCGCCTGGGTCGCGCCGTGCACGCGGTTCTCGTCAAGACGGCGCTCACCAGCCACACGCTCCTCTCCAATCGCCTCGTCGCGCTATACTCCCTGCTCCCGTCCCCGGCGGCCGCCCTCGCCGCCTTCGACGACCTCCCGCACAAGAACCCGCACTCCTACAACACTCTTCTCGCCGCGCTCTCACGGGCCCCCGACACCCTCCCCGACGCCCTCCACCTGTTCGACACAATGCCGGCCGACTCACGCAACGTCGTCTCCTACAACACCGTCATCTCGTCCCTAACGCACCACGGACGGCAGAAGGAGGCGCTCCTTGTGTTCTCCTGGATGGCCAGGGACAGGTTCTTGGGGCCAGGGTTGGCCGTCGACCGCTTCACTGTTGTCAGCGTTGCCACTGCATGCGCGGGGCTCGGAGCTGCGAGGCCACTAAGGGAGATGCATGGCGCGGTGGTGGTGTCGGGGATGGAGGTGACTGTCATCATGGCCAATGCCATGGTGAACGCCTACAGCAAGGCCAGGAGGGTGGAGGACGCGAGGCGGGTGTTCGATCAGATCAGCATCATGGACACGGTCTCTTGGACGTCAATGATTGCTGGGTACTGCCAAGCGAAGAGGCTCGATGAGGCAGTGCAAGTGTTTGACATGATGCCAGAGAAAGATAGGATTGCATGGACAGCACTCATCTCTGGGCATGAGCAGAATGGGGAGAAGGAGGCTGCTCTTGAGCTTTTTGAACGGATGTTGGGTGAGGGGGTGGCGCCAACGCCTTTCGCCTTGGTTTCGGCCTTGGGTGCATGTGCCAAACTCGGGCTCATCGCACGGGGGAAGGAATTGCATTGTTTTATCTTGCGGCAGAGCATCGGTTCAGACCCTTTCAACATTTTCATTCACAACGCACTCATTGACATGTACTGCAAGTGCGGTGACATGACCTCCGCCATGAGAGTGTTTCATAGGATGCCCGAGAGGGACTTCATCTCTTGGAACTCCATGGTCATGGGGTTCTCGCATAATGGCCTGGGAAAGCAGTCGCTCACAGTGTTTGAGAGGATGCTGGTAGCTGGAGTTCGGCCAACCCATGTCACTTTTCTTGCTGTCCTCACGGCTTGCAGCCATTCTGGTCTAGTATCTGATGGACGCCTCATTCTCGAATCAATGGAGGACCATGGTCTTGAACCAAGGGCTGAACACTATGCTGCCTTCATAGATTCTCTTGGTCGGAATCACCAGCTGGAAGAAGCAAGTAAGTTCATCAAAGGTTTGTCATCCAGGGTTGGTCCTGGTACAGCTGGGTCATGGGGTGCTCTCCTAGGTGCATGTCGTCTTCACGGAAACATCGAGCTTGCAGAGGAAGTGGCAGCGTTCCTCTTCCAGTTAGAGCCTGGGAACAGTGGTCGGTATGTCATGTTGTCAAACATCTATGCAGCAGCAGGACAGTGGGATGACGCACGTCGAATCAGGGGACTCATGAAGGAGAAGGGCCTGAGGAAGGATCAGGCTTACAGTTGGATCGAAGTGCGGAGTGCAAAACACGTATTCGTTGCTGATGACATGTCTCATCATGAGGCAGACGAGATATATGAGATGTTGGGCAAGCTTTTCGATCATATGCGCATAGCAGTGGATCCTACTGACTACCAGCTTGATTTATGTTGA
- the LOC133917906 gene encoding uncharacterized protein LOC133917906, translating into MLKVTYKDRSYYGGPDYVCDNCSAIFWYQERIESQSSIGQRRIVYKNCCRAGRVSLPIHRPFPPPLQDLIRFNGGPRSNAFIRLIRQYNSLFAFTSLGVDVDRSINTGNGPYVFRINGVVHHRIGSLIPVVGSRPEYAQLYIYDTVNKLHNRLNIFFAEEGDKPDPQIVSELTNMLNRINPLVKKFRMARDRLISPNAPDIAIKLIGSVKNHGDIYSLPTTSELAGLLIGGSSANTSTFDIVVEAQSSHFKHIPAIHPALMSLQYPLLFPYGDKGFHTDIKLKAVDSEALGSRETVSMMEFYCYYMHYRKHEPNPAICSGRLSQQFGVNAYSCVEANRLSFHFFNQDLLRSETYQGISDAICHGASTGKDVGIQKMLPTSFIGSKRYMQ; encoded by the exons ATGTTGAAAG TGACATATAAGGATCGTTCTTACTATGGTGGACCCGATTATGTTTGCGATAACTGTTCGGCGATTTTCTGGTATCAAGAAAGAATTGAGAGTCAAAGCTCAATCGGTCAACGTCGAATAGTTTACAAGAACTGCTGTCGTGCCGGAAGAGTATCGTTGCCTATACATAGACCTTTTCCACCGCCATTACAAGACTTGATTCGTTTTAATGGTGGTCCTCGATCAAATGCTTTTATACGGCTCATCCGTCAGTACAATTCTCTGTTTGCCTTCACTTCTCTTGGAGTTGATGTTGATAGATCTATCAATACTGGTAATGGCCCTTATGTTTTCCGCATCAATGGTGTCGTTCATCATCGTATTGGTTCTTTAATCCCAGTTGTTGGCAGTCGTCCTGAGTATGCACAGCTGTACATCTATGACACTGTTAACAAATTGCATAATAGATTGAACATATTCTTTGCAGAAGAGGGTGATAAACCTGATCCTCAAATCGTTTCTGAGCTTACTAATATGCTGAATAGGATCAATCCATTGGTAAAGAAGTTTCGAATGGCAAGAGATAGGCTGATATCTCCTAATGCACCTGATATTGCTATTAAACTTATCGGCTCTGTAAAAAACCATGGTGATATATACTCCCTTCCAACTACTTCTGAATTAGCAGGATTATTAATTGGTGGTTCTTCTGCTAATACTTCTACTTTCGATATTGTTGTCGAAGCTCAATCCTCACATTTCAAGCACATTCCTGCAATCCATCCAGCGCTCATGTCtttacagtatcctctattgTTTCCGTATGGCGACAAAGGTTTTCATACTGATATCAAGTTGAAGGCAGTCGATTCAGAAGCTCTTGGGTCTCGTGAGACCGTTTCTATGATGGAATTCTATTGTTATTATATGCATTATCGTAAGCATGAGCCTAATCCAGCCATTTGCTCTGGTCGGCTTTCCCAACAATTTGGTGTCAATGCTTATTCTTGTGTTGAAGCAAACCgcctttcttttcatttctttaatCAGGACCTCCTTCGAAGTGAAACATATCAAGGAATTTCAGATGCTATATGTCATGGTGCATCCACAGGAAAGGATGTTGGAATTCAGAAGATGTTGCCTACTAGCTTCATTGGTAGTAAAAGGTACATGCAGTAG
- the LOC133917546 gene encoding NAC domain-containing protein 104-like encodes MGGATNLPPGFHFFPSDEDLVVHFLRRKVANLPCRPDIIPTVLLHRYDPWELNGKALQAGNQWYFFSHAAQSRTSPNGYWNPIGADETVTSSGCVVGLKKTLIFCTGEPFKGFKTNWIMHEFHLLDGGYNVSGSSASSSSSSNRKSQRKRVHSSTEPNSWVICRVFESSCGSQVSFHDEGTELSCLDEVFLSLDDYDEVSLPNN; translated from the exons ATGGGAGGGGCTACTAACCTACCTCCTGGTTTCCACTTCTTCCCCTCAGATGAAGATCTTGTTGTCCATTTCCTTCGTCGCAAGGTCGCCAACCTCCCATGCCGCCCTGACATCATCCCAACAGTACTTCTGCACCGCTACGATCCATGGGAATTGAATG GCAAAGCTCTTCAAGCTGGAAACCAGTGGTACTTCTTCAGCCATGCAGCACAAAGTAGGACCTCGCCGAATGGATACTGGAACCCCATTGGTGCTGATGAAACAGTAACAAGTAGTGGCTGTGTTGTTGGCCTGAAGAAGACACTCATCTTCTGCACCGGAGAGCCTTTCAAGGGTTTCAAAACTAACTGGATCATGCATGAGTTCCACCTTCTTGATGGAGGATACAATGTCAGCGGTAGCAGCGCCTCAAGTAGCTCCAGCTCCAACAGGAAATCCCAAAGGAAGAGAGTTCACTCAAGCACG GAGCCCAACAGCTGGGTGATATGCCGAGTGTTCGAATCAAGCTGCGGTTCACAAGTGAGCTTCCATGATGAGGGCACAGAGCTTTCGTGCTTAGATGAGGTGTTTTTGTCGCTAGATGACTATGATGAAGTGAGTTTACCGAATAATTAG